TCCTCCTATACTAGTACAAAGATTTAAGCCATTAACGGGCTACTTGAAGGTACACAAAACCTctcaacattttaaaaccagGTGGCATTTTTGGCGTTTGCCTTAAATGTACTAACACTTTAAAGATCAGCTTGAGTTTAGCCCTAGATTTCTTCCCAACCTTCAACTGTCAACAATTTCTGGAATGGGACTTGTTAAAATTGTCAAGCaatgaaattgaacaaatatgTGTTTCTATATATGTACAGTGAATTCCGGGAAGTTAATGAATGTTTATGAGGTATAAAGATAATCtgagtctttttttttttacacatgaaACAATTTGTCAGCAAACACCATGTTTCCTCGCCGTatcaaatcttgaaaatttatgtCCGGGCTATAAGAACTTGACTTTTCATTTATGGAAGATGTATCTCGTACCATCTGTCTGTGCAATGCTGATGTTttgattgtgaaaaaaaatctaatcgtCAGTTAATCCAGTTGTTGTGTCTTATATATAGGATAATCCAGTTGTATTACAGACAGGGCACTCCTTCTGTGTCTAAGATGGGACAGTAAAGTTCTGGGGATCCAGTTTTGTCAATGACAGGGCCATCCATTAATTTCATGTAAGGGCGATCCCGTTGTGTCATTTATATATAGAGCGAAATTCTTATATTGTAGATGGAGCCATCTGtttgtattacatatatatcGGTCCATCCAAGAACGCCAATCATTGCAAGGGTCACCCAGTTGTGTCAGATAGGTCGATCAAATTGACTCATAGATACTAAGAATAGGTTCATCCatttttctcagagatgtccATCCAGTCATAGATAGGTCGATCTAATTGACTCATAGATAGGTTCATCCAGTTTCCTCATAGATATGTCCATCCAGTCATAGATAGGGCGATCCAGTTGTGCCACAGAACGGTCGATCTAATTGACTTGTAAATTGGTCtattcaatttcattatttgtgTCATAGATAGGGCGATTTAGTTGTGTTTTAGATAGGGCGATATAGCTGTGTCATAAATGGGCCAATCCAAGTGCGTCTTAGCAAGGGCGACCCACTTGTGTCATAGATAGGGCGATCTAGTTGTGTAATAGAAAGGGTGATTCAGTTGTGTCCAAGAACGATCGTGTCATCTAGATTAACCAGTATAGTTGTTTAAGGCTTCATAAAACATGGATTTAAGAATAATCATATAAACTGTGTGCATTGAAAATGTCTCCAGACGACCGTGATGACAGAAAGCAGCGGAAACCTAGCAACAGACGCCGTAACTATAGCGACGACTACAGCAGCGGGAGTGCCAGTGACGAAGACCGACGATCCTATGGGTGGGTTCAACAAGTTCACACATTATTCATTAAAGTACAGGAACATGTTCAACAGTAGTATAAATGAAAACtaaacatttatgaaaatacaaTTGTGCAcaagaattatattttcaaaacaacctGTTATTAATCCAACATGTGAACATTATTTAAATAAGCCAAACAGGTCTGTACATTTATGAAGTGCAAACTGTCTTTATACAAATGGTTCAAGATCTCTATAGTATGGTAGGGAAACCTACccttgtttattcattgaatcaTCATAAATCGATGGGGTATAACGGGACATTCATTTTTCATAGAGTTACTGTATAGAAGATAAGTAAAAGAAAGTTGTGATGTTTTCAACAGACGCAGCAGTGATAGACGGAACAGTCCGCGCAGTCCTCGAGACGATAGTGACGGCTGGAGTCGAGACAGTAGTGACAgggaaaggtcaaggtcaaatcgACAGAAAAGACGAAATTCCCCGCCACCGAAACGTAGTGACCCTCCAGCACCACGCTACGACGACCCGCCATCAAGATACAGCAATAAGTCACCACGGCAGAGAGAACCACCCCCGGTCCCTGCTACAAAACCCCCGCCACTCCGGGGACAAAAaggtgtgtgtgagagagagaaagagagagagagagacacacacacacacacacacacaaacaggAAAGATGGGACATGGTCAAAAGTATTGAGATATTGACGATGATTTAAGAACCTTATTTGATACAGATAAGAAAAGAGATGACCTTCACGACGAACTCCAACAACGCATGAACATAGGTCCAAAGTCAGGTCAGAAACCACAGAGAGAACGCCAACAGGTCAGGGTCATTACTGCAAGGTCATCCGTGGACGAGGTCGCAGACTGGTTGGATACCAAAGGGTTTTCTGAAAAGTACGCATAAAAGGATGATAAAACAAGATGACTTCATCTTTTCTCTCTTTTAATACTTTTGTGTTTGAgtgttttttctttacaatctaGTTGTATACGAGTGTTTCGGGGTTACAATGGAGAGGATATGTTCCGTCTGAAGAAGAAAGAGATGGATCGGCTTATTGGTCAGCAAGAGGCACAGAGGCTTGAGAGCCAAATATTGGTCCAGAAAAACAAAGAAGGGGTAATTTCAAATCAAGCTGAAATGATGATAGACGCATGTACTTTCgaaatttacaattatttgcGTTGCAGAAGAAAGAAACCATCAAATATAACGATTCAGAAATTTAGAAATGAGATTCCggaagattttcaaataataatttttttttttcagtataagACAGCACGCAGTGGCGGGAAGGAGTTACAGGCGATTCTGCACAAAAGGAAAGAAATGGCCGACCGTAAAGACGACTCAGTAGAAGTGGCCGACTACTCCGACTCGGAGAGTAAGTGGTTGATAAAGTATAATCCCATGTAGGGTGCACGCTTCTCTGCTTCTTTAGCATTTgctatacaaataaatataagaaCCAGAGAAAATAACTTGTTACTTGGTTATATCTCAGAATCCCGTCCACTCGTAGCCGTAGAGCCAAACGCCGGTTTGTTTTTCAGCTTTCAGATTGAATTTCAGCAGTTTCTCCCCAGAGTGTCGATCTTTATTacagtttacatgtattttcatttctgtAATAGGTAATGAAGATTACTATTTAAATTAGAgaacgaattttttttaatcgtcCCATCTGCTAATAACAATTTGTTGATCAAACTGAATGAACTTTACGCGAGAACTTTTTTGTGTGAAGACCTACTATAGTAAACAATCCAAATCGCTTAACAAAATCTCTATTTACCTCGAGAACTATAttgcaattgaaaaaaagtattaGCGCTTCTTCAGAAGACCAAATAATAAATTGGGTTGCTGTGAATGATGCGCGTCGAAATGACATTCATATCCCTCCATATGTCACTAGGGGTCTGTCCAGATTTGGTCTGTTACTAAGATGCTGATTTTGGATTTTGTTGTAATACATGCTGATTCCTGTCCTTTTCCAGTTGTGCAGGAGATCACAGACGCCTTTAATGACATGCTGGAACCATACGAATAAGGTGATATTTTCGCCCTtcatgtattcaatatttcaggGAGTTTTCGTTGAAAATTTTATAGTAAAAAAGTATTTAAcattaataagaaaacaaaaattgtaatttttgctATTTGCTATTACCACGCAGTACTAAGACCCTAAAAAGGTGCAACTACTTTCCTGTTCTTTTTGGCCTGCTTAGCCTGTTTCAATAGCCCAAACACGAGTCTCTTATTGCAGTATTGCATTGTTTTTCTGATGATGCATGCAAGTTATATTTATCTACACTTCTATATTTTAGTGCTAGTGAAAAAGTACCctctatttatttgaaaattcttttgCAGCCTCATTTTAGAAACACCAATCGGTGTAGAATATTACAATGTACTATTTTATTCTAGCTGCCTTTGTAGTTTGTACTTCTTTGTACAGTAGTTCTATTAGACAACAATATTAAAAAGCTGATGATGTAGAATTATGTCAGAAAATACATACATGCGAACAGTGTTACTCGGTTTCTGTATAAGTTGTGACTTCTTTCAGGTGACGCatccgataattttgaaaacgCCGGGAAGACGTTGAGAGCAATGTTACGTCATCAGCGGAAGCGGATTTCGAACACCACTTACCGTGATTAACAAGAACAACTCATTACAAGATTCGGATCAAACAGACAGAACAAAACTTCTTGTTTATCTTCTTCATATTCAGTCAAATATCCAGATATGTTTAATGTGTGATTACTCTCAAATAATCAGCTAAAAATGTGATttccatttctatttttttttcaactgttATTCGGAAGAACATATAATGCAAAAGGTTCTGTGATACTTGCAAATTGTAGGGACATTGAAAACAATCTGCTTTCTTACTAAAAATATAGCAAAGCAGAGCAGAGAATCAAAAGTCACTCGAGATGAAACTGACTTCCATTTACTATAGTGTAGAACTATGTGTTGTCTGTTCCAACACTGTGTAATCGGCTTTTGCAAATGTATTCGTTAATCTTGCCGTTTTGTGTGAAACTTAATCCATGCGCAAATACAATTGATAAGACATGTAGATACATATTCTTATAGATTaagttatatttaaatatatttacgtGCCATATAGTATTTTAGTATGTGATTTTAACTGGCGTAAAGTTTATTTCATGGTTGTGGGAAATACCAAAGGAGGGTTTAGACTATTTAATAATCATACAATTATATGTCCGAATTTAACAAACTTGGTAGTCTTATAAATGACTCGTGCAATTTAATCTCTAAATCAAAATcattactagtatttttttGGCCACATCTTGCCTATTTATCATGTGCATATATCACTCTTTGTGTAACCAATTTGATTAAtacttttgtttgttgttttaatgTTGCTGACCCTAAAAACCCAATAATCTTTTATGTAATCATAtatcaatgtaaaattaatcGTCAAGAAAATGTTTGTCTTTTTCACGTGTGCATTTATATGTAGACTAGTTCTCCGTTAAAtccattcattactttccaaatgaaAGCTGAATACTATGATACTAGTAAATAACAACACATTGTGTGGAATTAGCAACGACACGCTGCAGCTATTTAATATTTGGCATATTAAATGTACAGACACATAATTATGGCATAAAGTTGGATCACAtgatttatctatttaataaaacaaatatgaaaatttaaactttccgcTGTACGTGTCGTCCTAAACTGGTATTTAACACCTGAGCAATTCTTTATATAGCCTTGCTAAGAAACCGGTTCTTAAGAACCAGGTGACACAAACAGGTATTCGaatgaaaaccttatatatccggataattaattcattattataccaagtagaaattgatttctgtctAATTCGTCCCTCAAACGAAAGAAATCATATGTACCTATCTCCTTCCCGGGAAGCCGTATTCTTCAAAGGGACCCGATAGCTCCGCTAAGAAAGGGCGGATAAATCCTTATCTTGTTAGAGTAATTTTTAAGTTATTACTTCATATGATTCCTTAAAATCCAAGCAacacattttaatgaaaactgtaaaagtaaaaatcaaaaaggatccgttgtttaaaaatattaaaacacacAAAGTGCTTCCTATTTTCAATGACTTAATTTGACCAACTTTATTATTCtctctgttattttttttatgtagatgACTACAAATCCAATATGGATTATTCATGTATTCTCCATTAATATGCGTGCCAATGTAACCCGTGTGCCATCATACCATGCAATACccacatgtatattgtattacCAAGAAAGATTCAtgcatttcttttcttttttgtcaAAACTTGCTTTATACCATTTTTACATACAAAGACAAAGCAGTTCAGCTTTTATATACGCAATTCAAATAACCATATCAGAATTAGCTATATGGAACATATGTTACTCATTAGTCCATGATGTTATCAGAAAATTGTGGTTGATAAATATTCGCAAGAAACTTATTTCTTTGTGAATATTGTCGCGCACTAGAAATGTTAAGATATATAGTATGCATGTAgtataaaaccatttgttttgttcataataaaatatcatttttaatttttcctttttttttaaattttacttggTGTGGTGTTGGggttttcattgatatttttatacttgaaaatgttattacaGCTTCAGAATATACAAGTTAACAACATATACATCGGagaaattaatgattttgttcATTTATAAGTGAGACTTTGTTTAAAAAGAACCAATTAATGTACATTTTAGTTAATGACGATACATTTATCTGAACAATCACAAAAGCAACATTAAATCCTCAACAACTTGTTCTTTTTATTGGGGgaaaccaaaaaaaagaagaaaaaactgtCGGTAGAAAATGGAGTTCGAGATGTATTTTTTCCTCTGATACATTCAATGTGAGTAGGCCTACTGCTGTGGTCTGCTCAGCTAGATGCGGTTATGTTGATGAGTTCTCCccatcataaaattatatagtGTCGTTTATTCAGGGATAAAATGTTAGATAAAtcttacaaaaattattttttaagcatcCATGGCATCGTTGGATAAATAAATGAAGTTGTCGGAAACTACCTTTCCGGTGTATAATATAGACCAGCAGGCATGTTCAGAAATCTTCACTGAGATGAACTTTAATTTCGTTTCTAAGATTTCacttaagaaattaaaaaagttgGGAATAGCTTGATGTAGCTCGACGGTAACTAAGGAACATCTTAAATTAGGATATCCTTACCTACAAAAACATTcttatttttcacatatattcatatatatacagATCGAATTAATTTGAGACACTTGTGCAGGGATAAATCCTTAAACATTTTGCCAGAAAAAATTATACGTGTCGGTAGTTAACACGACATGCCTattaaaaacacacacacacacacacacacaattttagtttaaaaaccAAAAGAAACAAAACCAGAAATCCAAATAACTGCTATTTTGTGTAAAGAAAATACGTTACAGGACAGCATTGGCTTACaagcaaataattattttaaaaacacgtgTGTATTCTTTGAGTGTAAATTAGCGTTTGATAATCTTGTCATTGAAGTACATATATAACATAAACAGGCGAATTTCTTAGAGtttaaagttacatgtacaaacagAACCAATTTCCCTTTAATCTGCAACTTACAGAATACACGTTCGGTAATATAGCTGTATTGTATctcaaaattacataaatacagtttaatcaacattgcgaatttttttaatttaagattcTTTTCTCAGAATGGGGTGAAAAATATTAAGAATGATCACGCATGGGTCATCTAATGCGATGTAGATTTATTACTTAACCAAGGTCATTCGAATAATATTTTGGCTAAAAGTAGTAATTAAAACAATGAATGTAACTCGAAATTTTACAACTTGAGATGGTCTTGAgacaaggtacatgtatgtgatgtCCTAAAGTTATAACGGTTCCTAAATTTCCTTTAGTAATTAAAGTATAGCGTTACAtttcaaattattgtttttcagTTGAATGAAGGAATAAAACCTATAATATTTAAGAATAGTAGAACTTCCTTTGACTTTGGGGCCCTGTTGAATCAAAGTCAAGCAAAACTAGCTCTTTCTTTCagaaaaagttttattataaatcTAGAATGtacaaatgttatattttttcaaatatttattcatttattcaagCATAATGTAAATAACAGCATTTGTTTaaacagataaaaaatatttgatggtttaaaatgaatacttcatataaatgatataaatgaatagattcacacatacatttttttttatttgtacacAGTAGCATGCCAAACCCTCTGAACATGGTTCAATCAAGCAGTGTCAAAAAATGTCCCAAAAAATATCTCAAGAAGACATCTATTTTCCCAAACTTAACAAATGAATAACATTTCCAACTCTAACAGGAATGTAAATTGGAAGCATTACCATCTGGAACAATCCATTCTGGTGTATCCATTCAGATGTAAATAACTCAGATCTAATCAACAAGTATCTCTACGGGTATACGGCTTTATCTAAACTACAGAGACAGGTATATGCATCACAAAATCTCTCTCTATGATTGCTTTAATATGTCATGATAATTCAGTAATAAAAGAAGGTGATGAAAAATCACAGATAATATTGTACCATAAGTATACCAAGTGTATACTTTCTATTGTTCACACATCGAAACAGAATTATTAACAATTCAAAGAAGTCTGCTTCCCTTAAAGATGTCTATTCAAGCAGTTATGTAGCTGTGAAGATGGTCCCTTTTGCATAGCTTGGGTCATTTTGGTCCACATTTCCCATCATACAACACACCTCCAACAATTAAGTACATGAGCATGtgctttttatttagtttattgCTAAGATGAATAATttgcataaattaaaaaaaaagtagaaaagaaaaaaaaaattgatacatgttCAGTACATAACAGATAAACTAGAACAAAATAATGTCACATGCATGTCCTGTGATAATTCCTCTGGTTTTGTATGATTAACAAACCACCATTCTAAAAAAACTCTCTAGCATTTCCAGATGCATGTATATATCACCTTCCAGAAATCTACTGatttgagagagaaaaaaaatctgaagcTATTTTTTGATGTCTTTTGTACAATCATAAAAATGTGAGTTGATCTTGGGGTGTTAGGTTTCTACGACGTCTCGCCATTCTGTTGACTTCTCATATCCCGAGCCATAAGACAGGCAAATATGgtcattatcattttttgtttaacatcAACAATGTCCTCTGGTAGTGCATACACCTTAGCTCCTGCTTTTCTGGCCATGGAGATGGCATACTTGGCATTGGACATCTTCTCCTAAAAATAAATGGAAAcgttgataatttttatttaaggcTCATTTGAACGTTCTCATTAAGTTGCAGCACCTTAAGAAGAGAAAAGTGCAAAATAATCACACAGATGGAGTTTCAAACTCCAGGCTGTATTGTTACATATTGTATAACCATGATTTTAAGGAAATCATTTATCACAGTTTCAGGAAATATATGTGATTTGCATAAATTAATACCAAGTAATCTGGAAAATTCTATCGTAGAATTTCTTTTGTAATGTGTAAAAACCCAAAAATGTTAATCAgcttaattacaatttttttaaggaataagaaattcttctttgagtattatgatgCGATAATTTTATAAGGGGCGTGataaaatccaataaagcccaaaggacTTTATAGtcgatttgatcatgccccgaccaaaattatcacctcataatattcaaggaatgattccttatatttatataatttctagCAATtctacaattaaatatttgattatgaatAAGCAATCCCCACTTGTGTCCCAATTAtacattatttgaattttttggactgtatattacaaaatcgatacgtggtgttatcacaggcaaagacactgaaaaatgtaaatgttatgCAACATTTTCATTGCACTTTTACAAGATGAATGTGTCTTTTGCATTAGAGAATGATAAATCTTGTGGTTAGTGAACACCTGACTGATCAGACAGACTCACCTCCTCTGATGCCCCATCCTTCACAAGGTCGTAGTTGATCATTCCTCGCCTGATGCAGTCAATCAGATCAATGATGGTTCTGCCGTCAGACAAGGTGCTGTCATTAAATCCACTGAAACTGCTCTTTTTACCTCCCTCTTTTAactggaaaattttaattttaaaacatttattactTACTGAAGTTTTAACTTCCAATGATTTTATACCCTTACTTGACATGTACATTACAAAAACCAATTTTCATAATTCGATACCTGATTACAATCATTGATTTTCATAATTtccaaaagaaaagaaataaagacatatacatgtatctgcaatATGATGAAGAAACAATCAAAGAAAAGAGTGTTATTTCTGAATtgtctcagagagagagagagagagagagaggaagagaaagaggaaaagagagagagagagtgacgTGTTGGTTTACCTTGGCATTGGCCCATTCAATGATAGCTGCATCATTGATCAGGGAGTCGCCTCCAGCCAGCTGTCTCAGGATACTCAGTGTGTAGGCCCTCATCAGCTGCCATACCAACCCTGTAAAAGGAAGAGTCAAACTCAAGCTCCATACAACAAACCCATCAACCATGTATTGGGAAAAGCAACACTGACACTGATTACGTAACAATCTCACAGCTCTACATCACAAGCCCACTAACACTTATCATAACAAGCTATTCTGTTCAAAATATTAAGTGCAATGAGGAAAAGCCcctttttgataatgaaaacaacTTTATGGTATAGAAGGATTTTAAtatgcatttcattttatttcccttATTCATGAAAGACCGCAAGAGCAATACCTGTACAAGGAAATGGTAGGCATCCCTCTTTAACACAAGTATCGGAACATATGTACTTTTGTAAAGCACTTCTCAAAGACTTTAAATTCTCACTTTTTTTCACTCATTTTTCTGACTAAATGATGGATTTTTATCATCACTGGTTTCAAAGCATTAAGCATTAGTACATATACTTACCCAGTGTAAGGGTGGGGTTTCCCTCATTAATATCAGCTCCACTGATTCCGACCAAGGAAAATTTGCATTCTTTTCCTAAGGCTACCACATAATTACAGTTTTCTGCAAACGAACAGTAATATCATATTTACAAGtctgttgatgaaattttcaatattttcattccaatgtaaatatcaatttgGAGATATTTGATTACCtaatttttcaaagttgatttttaatttgttgaacTTCTGGATGACTTTCTTCCAGTTGACTACCCCAGGTCTGATTATGTCGTATAATTTAAAGTAGACCAGACCATCTTGTAGGTCGGAGTACAGGTAATGCACATATGGTTGTACCCCCAAACTGTTCATCCAGTTCCTGTATGctaaatacaatgaaaaaaaatatttcaaaacatctCATAGTATATCTGCCTGCAGGCAATAACAGAAAATTCACAAAACTTTCCCAACACTTCATTATCTCCAAGTATGAGGAAGAACCTTATAACTCATCAATAACCTTTTTACCAAAGACTAATTTCAATGTTCATCATAATAAATTGACCCAAAGatacacaattcaaaattcaattacTGCTCAAAAATGATGGAAGTACAACCAATAGGAAGTAACAATGACAGTTGTTTGTCATCctgaatttttacttttttcctcCCGAGTTTCCTCCACTACATCCATTTCCATATCCTCTGGGGGCTCCAGGGCTGGGTACTGGTTAAATAGGTTAGCCACAAAGGCCATGTTGAGCTTGTAGTTCCCAGATGTGACGTCCTTTGGCGAGACAAAGCTGCGACATCCGATTTTGTCAGCTTCTTGCAACATAAGTTCGGCTCTCTGCTCCAGGTTATGTTCCTGTAAGATAACATTGTATCCATAAACCACTACTAGTACTAAGAATGGATctgttaatctttttttaaaacatcacttTTTGTCTTCCTGATTTGTTTGCATTAAAATCATGTATCtgtaatatcattttataagaTGTATGTAAggctgtttttatttttaattccatTCTTTCTTACACACATCTATTaacataaatttaaattaaagattttgcACAAAAAAATTTGGGTATTGTTCCTCTGTTGGATTTTGACAGTATGCAATGTGTAcatttgattatattttaatCCAAACTTACAGACAGGGGTGGGCCAGACATCACACCATTCTCTCTTGGAGCAATTTGCTCCAATAAGTAGCAGTAAGCCTCAGAGTCCTGAAATAGAAAGTAAAAGTAGTGTGCATAAACTATATCCTGATGGACATTGATCAATTTTAACACCACTTTACCTCAAAAAAGGACTGAAAACTGAAGTCATCCAGATTTTATTATCCTAAAGACAGGTTAAACGATAACTTATATCTGAGCAcatccaaatttaaaaattgaattttggtGTATATGTTACTCAAATTCAACAGTTTATTATTGTTGAGCAGGATCACATACAAGAATATTACAAATTTAACCAATTTGAGCAATACCTTGATGTCTTCCTGGAAATTCCTAATTCTGCGATCCACGCCTGCATTACGGAGATGATAGTTGACCCATCGGATCAGGATCTGTTCAGGGGACAGCTTCTTCAGATCCTCGGGGGTTTCTCCATCCTCCAAGAGATTGATGAGACCAGGGTGGTTGGCAAGGTTGATATCGCTCAACAGACCAATCTACCAAACAAGTCATTTCAATCTTACTTTATATCATCAAAAAAGCTTAAAGCAAATACTCTTTGCATCGAAACTTTAGCGACTATTTTTGATTGCAATAAATCCACAAAACAAAACCTTTTAAAAggaactgtatttttttaacacatgCCATTACAAGC
This genomic window from Magallana gigas chromosome 5, xbMagGiga1.1, whole genome shotgun sequence contains:
- the LOC105319795 gene encoding plastin-3 isoform X1, which translates into the protein MSVRQTLAITDDQLCELMETFSSIDKDGSGTIDVSELQQALELCGLKIPNYQVRDLIAKYDSKVKDGQIDIEEFKQMYADLKEERDIGITFKKQVQTRKDVETMGGSSQASVEGTTHTVRKEEQKAFADWINRALADDPDCAKYLPLSSSGEDLYKNTQDGILLCKLINKSVPDTIDERAINKTNLSIYRRAENHNLALMSAQSIGCNIVNIGDDDLEKCKPHLVLGLLWQVIRIGLLSDINLANHPGLINLLEDGETPEDLKKLSPEQILIRWVNYHLRNAGVDRRIRNFQEDIKDSEAYCYLLEQIAPRENGVMSGPPLSEHNLEQRAELMLQEADKIGCRSFVSPKDVTSGNYKLNMAFVANLFNQYPALEPPEDMEMDVVEETREEKTYRNWMNSLGVQPYVHYLYSDLQDGLVYFKLYDIIRPGVVNWKKVIQKFNKLKINFEKLENCNYVVALGKECKFSLVGISGADINEGNPTLTLGLVWQLMRAYTLSILRQLAGGDSLINDAAIIEWANAKLKEGGKKSSFSGFNDSTLSDGRTIIDLIDCIRRGMINYDLVKDGASEEEKMSNAKYAISMARKAGAKVYALPEDIVDVKQKMIMTIFACLMARDMRSQQNGETS
- the LOC105319795 gene encoding plastin-3 isoform X2, with the protein product MSVRQTLAITDDQLCELMETFSSIDKDGSGTIDVSELQQALELCGLKIPNYQVRDLIAKYDSKVKDGQIDIEEFKQIYADLKSTDHGIHWKTVIKSRKNVESLGGLSQASVEGTTHSVKKEDQLAFADWINRALADDPDCAKYLPLSSSGEDLYKNTQDGILLCKLINKSVPDTIDERAINKTNLSIYRRAENHNLALMSAQSIGCNIVNIGDDDLEKCKPHLVLGLLWQVIRIGLLSDINLANHPGLINLLEDGETPEDLKKLSPEQILIRWVNYHLRNAGVDRRIRNFQEDIKDSEAYCYLLEQIAPRENGVMSGPPLSEHNLEQRAELMLQEADKIGCRSFVSPKDVTSGNYKLNMAFVANLFNQYPALEPPEDMEMDVVEETREEKTYRNWMNSLGVQPYVHYLYSDLQDGLVYFKLYDIIRPGVVNWKKVIQKFNKLKINFEKLENCNYVVALGKECKFSLVGISGADINEGNPTLTLGLVWQLMRAYTLSILRQLAGGDSLINDAAIIEWANAKLKEGGKKSSFSGFNDSTLSDGRTIIDLIDCIRRGMINYDLVKDGASEEEKMSNAKYAISMARKAGAKVYALPEDIVDVKQKMIMTIFACLMARDMRSQQNGETS